The genomic stretch gtgcgtgtgtgtgtgtgtatgtatatatatgcatatatatatatatagatatagatatagatatagatatagatatagatatagatatagatatagatatagatatagatatagatatagatatagatatagatatagatatagatatagatatagatatagatatagatatagatatagatatagatatagatatatatatatattcatatatacacacacacacatatatatatgtatgtgtgtatgtgtgtgtgtgtgtgtgtacacacacacacacagtgtgtgtgtgtgtgcgtgtgtgtgtgtgtgagtgtgtgtgtgtgtatgtgtgtgtgagtgtgtgtgtgtgtatgtgtgtgtgtgtatgtgtgtgtgtgtgtacatctctctctcgctctacatatatatatatataattatatatatatattatatatatgtatgtgtgtatgtatatatatatatgtatgtatgtatatatattcataatatgtatatgtatatatatatatatttatatgtgtgtgtgtgtatatatatatatattatatatatgtgtgtgtgtgtgtgtgtgtatatatatatattatatatatacatatatatatatattaatatatatatacatatatatgtatatatatatattgtgtgtgtgagtgtgtgagtgtgtgcgtgtgtgtgtgtgtgtgtgtgtgtgtgtgtgtgtgtgtgtgtgtgtgtgtgtgtgtgtgtgtgtggtaaaccGCACCTTCGAACCAGCTATGCCAAGGAAAACACCAAGCAAGGGGTCTCGCCCCCCTACTTTTTCGCTCCATCACCTCAATTTCTAGGCAGCTAACTACCCTTAGCTTCCCCTCATATCCTTGAActaaggatccccccccccccccctttagttcATCAAACTCTAAGTGATCCTGTCAGTGTACTTTAACATCACAGCTTACAGCACTTGAGTAGACGAAGTTGGTATGACAATTCAGTATAAGCAAAAGTCATTATTTTGCAAACTAACAGGCAGAATATTGCAGAATCatttaatgtatgtaaatatacagctTTCAAAAAAATGAAACCTCTATCTAAAAAgaaagcgtgtatatatgtagcAAATCGTTTCTTTTATTCCACCCGAAAGCATATAGTTTTGATCACGAAGGCCgtgttttttttagatttctgCGTATGAtgcatgtgcataaatacacttccacacatacgcacacgcacacacacgtccaGGTAAATACAGGGAATGCCTGTGTTTCCATTTCAGTGTACTATGACCACGACAATTTAAGAATTAATACCTTCCAAATATCACAAGAGAATGCAATCTTTATGTTTACTTAACCTGTGAAAATCCAGCTGCGTTGATTTCCATGGTATGAAGAAAGATTATGTGGTAAATAATGTGGAAAATAACTTTTACAAGTTTTCTATCTTTTCAACACACTTTTCAATATGGTGTCTAAACAACGGGATCATACGAAGAACTTCCAAATTTAAAATCCCCAAAATGACGCCATTGATAAAATCCAGGCAGGCAAAAAAGAAAGTCCCCTTCCATGATGTGCGGGTTTGCTTGTGTTCATGATTGGCTATTAATCCCTATCAGTTTAGgtcctttgtatgtgtgttttcatgtgtgatTGTGGATCCTTgaactatctctgtttctttcctcagGCAACAACGACAACTACGAAGTTGCTGTTCATCAGACTTTTGTTAATGACTTTCGAAGTTCACTCATCTGTGGCCGGGATGCAAGGAAGACACCGCTGGTCGTGGCTCGAACACATATCTCTCCTTTTGATTATGAAGTTGGCTCTAGTTCGTTGTGGAGAAGCACAAATACCTAGGTCGTGCTGCGAACAGGGAGTGCGTCTTAATTGTGGGTATGGGGAGGTAATTCGTAGCTTCAGTGAATTCTCCGTACAGCCGAGTGGAGACCTGTTCTTATTGGGCGAGAAGGCCTCCAATCATACGATAGATGAGTACTGCATCGCTAACTGTGTTTACAACTTCTCTCAACCAGAACCACAGTATGTATTCCTCTGCGCACCCCGCGAATGCTGGTGGAAGTTTTACGTGCTGGATCTACTACTTCTATCCGTGTCGTCTATTTTTCTAGCTATTTCGCTTATCGTGTACGTCAGCGTCGCCGAgctaaggaggaaggagagtaatTGGCCTCTCATGTGTTTGCTGTTGGGGCAgttcttgtctttctcctccaccttagCCATCAGGACCCTGAGGACTAAACTCTCAGATGGACTTTGTCGTTTATCAGGTAAAACTagatttctttattaatttatatatacatatatttatatatatacatacatatatttatacatatataatcatatatatgtgtgtataaatatataaatatatatatatatatttattatatagataaatataaacatatatatgtatacacattctgtgtgtgtgtgtgtgtgtgtgtgtgtgtgtgtcctgtttttctttttcgtatatgtatgttgatgaatattcacagacacacacacacacagtgtgtgtgtgtgtctatgtaatcaGATCCTAGTCAGCTTGTtttcaataatattatgataatcataaagtcacttataacgataataatgtcgaTATTGATTGTATTAGAGGCATACTGATTTATGCAAAAACTGCAATACAAGTGCGATTTATGATACATAAATAAGATTTTATAAACCTAATCAGACCCCTTTGAAAATAGAACGCCATAAGATTCATCATACATTGAAATATTTTTAGATTCATAAAAATCCGAGATTCTCTATCTAAAGTGGTTATCTTTATGGACCAatatcacaaacacatatatgtattagtatatataagtatatatatatatatatatatatatatgtgtgtgtgtgtgtgtgtgtgttcatatatctatatctatatctctatatctctctctatatatatatgtatatatacatatatgtatgtgtgtatgtgtctacacacacgtgtgtgtgtgtgtatgtatatatatatatatatatatatatatatatgtgtgtgtgtgtgtgtgtctgtgtgtgtgtgtgtgtgcttttatctatatttatatctatctatctatatatatataatgtatatgtacatatatatatgtgtgtatgtgtctacacatatgtatgtgggtgtgtatatatatatatatgtatacatatttatgtatatatgtatgtatgtatatatgtgtgtatatatagctacacacacacacacacatatatatatgtatatatacatatatatatacatatacatacatacttatatacatatatatacatatatatatatatatacgtatctatatatgtatgtgtatgtgtatacacacttgtgcgtatatgtatatgtatatatatatatattcatatatatacacacacacacatatatatatatatatatatatatatatacacgcacacacgcacaatatatatatatatatatatatgtatatatatatttgtgtgtgtgtgtgtgtatgtatgtatgtatgtatgtatgtgtgtgtatatacatatacacacacatatatatatatatatatatatatatatatatatatatatatatatatatatatatatatatgtatacatatatatacatatatatgtgtatatatgtatatatatacatatatgtatgtgtgtatgtgtgtgtgtgggtgtgtgtgtgtgtgtgtgtacatctctctctcgctctacatatatatatatttatgtatacatatatgtgtgtgtattagtatgtatatatatatttatatatgtatatatctttatttacttatacattttatagatttcatcagatttttttttttctagagggtAGATAGTCGTTACTACAAGCATTAATAAGTTAAGTCATCTAGAAATAAAGAGAA from Penaeus chinensis breed Huanghai No. 1 chromosome 40, ASM1920278v2, whole genome shotgun sequence encodes the following:
- the LOC125047246 gene encoding G-protein coupled receptor Mth2-like translates to MQGAGAAIESHEATTTTTKLLFIRLLLMTFEVHSSVAGMQGRHRWSWLEHISLLLIMKLALVRCGEAQIPRSCCEQGVRLNCGYGEVIRSFSEFSVQPSGDLFLLGEKASNHTIDEYCIANCVYNFSQPEPQYVFLCAPRECWWKFYVLDLLLLSVSSIFLAISLIVYVSVAELRRKESNWPLMCLLLGQFLSFSSTLAIRTLRTKLSDGLCRLSVLLNTFAILASFSWLNVVSYEVWTCVPQFRDRMSGRKKKKWWLYSLYGWGLPFVWTTVTGVIDLFLPQDNLLHPNFIATECYFKGGLWDLQPAKALCMGRRR